The following are encoded together in the Desulfomicrobium apsheronum genome:
- a CDS encoding nucleotidyltransferase domain-containing protein encodes MRFGLPEEAIQEIQAALALYPEVEKAILYGSRATGAFKPGSDIELTLVGEKLTHNHLLGIMSDLDDLLLPWMIDLSLLAAIDRPGLRDHIDREGQTLYER; translated from the coding sequence ATGCGTTTCGGACTGCCCGAAGAGGCCATCCAGGAAATCCAGGCCGCCCTGGCCCTTTACCCTGAGGTGGAAAAGGCCATCCTTTATGGCTCCCGCGCCACGGGCGCGTTCAAGCCCGGCTCGGACATCGAACTGACCCTGGTCGGCGAAAAGCTGACCCACAATCACCTTTTGGGCATCATGAGCGACCTTGACGACCTGCTCCTGCCCTGGATGATCGACCTGTCCCTTCTCGCCGCCATCGACCGCCCCGGACTACGCGACCACATAGACCGCGAGGGGCAGACGCTCTACGAGCGCTAA
- a CDS encoding B12-binding domain-containing radical SAM protein, producing MHDIVLTTLNARYIHPAIGLRYLHANLHDLRPRAVVQEFVISEQLVDIAEKILAHRPRIIGLGVYIWNGKECEQLVRILKTLAPETLLVLGGPEVSHFPHRLDFSMADHVICGEGEERFYQLCCAYLTGGTGMPRIITASPPDPDRLVMPYALYTDEDIAHRVIYVEASRGCPFSCEFCLSSIDKKVRYFDPDRFLRELATLWERGARNFKFIDRTFNLSMQRVGPILDFFLRQEPPFLVHFEVVPEHFPDELREQLAQFPPGTLQLEVGIQTLNADVAASIHRRLDMDRITANLRFLEEKTNAHLHVDLIIGLPGESADSFGRNLNRLANLTRAEIQLGVLKKLSGTTLNRHDAVHGMTYLPYPPYEILANDLIDFKTMQDLKRMARFWDLLYNSGNFNGSVRLLWPDQDVYAGFLRFSKWLYGATLSTWQIALKRLAELLFAYLTEELGLSDNEAANAIAADLLKVKGRPLPLVISDNMTFHPRSLEARSTSGPGKRQAKHLE from the coding sequence ATGCATGACATTGTTCTCACCACGCTGAATGCCCGGTATATCCACCCCGCCATCGGGCTGCGCTACCTGCATGCCAATCTGCATGACCTGCGGCCACGGGCCGTTGTCCAGGAATTCGTCATTTCGGAACAACTGGTCGACATTGCTGAAAAAATCCTGGCGCACCGTCCCAGAATCATCGGCCTTGGCGTCTACATCTGGAACGGAAAGGAATGCGAACAGCTGGTGCGCATTCTCAAAACCCTCGCGCCCGAGACGCTGCTTGTTCTTGGCGGGCCGGAGGTCAGCCATTTTCCGCATCGGCTCGATTTTTCCATGGCCGACCACGTGATCTGCGGCGAAGGGGAAGAGCGATTTTATCAGCTCTGCTGCGCGTATCTTACAGGCGGCACCGGGATGCCCCGGATCATCACGGCCAGCCCGCCCGATCCGGACCGCCTTGTCATGCCTTACGCCCTGTACACTGACGAAGACATTGCCCACCGGGTCATTTATGTGGAAGCGTCCAGGGGATGCCCCTTTTCCTGCGAATTCTGCCTGTCCTCCATCGACAAAAAGGTCCGCTATTTCGACCCGGACCGATTTCTGCGCGAACTGGCCACGCTCTGGGAACGGGGGGCGCGCAACTTCAAGTTCATCGACCGGACTTTCAACCTGAGCATGCAGCGGGTCGGGCCGATCCTGGATTTTTTCCTGCGGCAGGAACCGCCGTTTCTGGTCCATTTTGAGGTTGTGCCCGAACATTTTCCCGATGAATTGCGGGAGCAGCTTGCCCAGTTTCCTCCGGGCACCCTGCAACTGGAAGTCGGCATCCAGACCTTGAACGCGGATGTAGCCGCGTCCATTCACAGGCGGCTGGACATGGACAGGATCACGGCCAACCTGCGCTTTCTGGAAGAAAAGACCAATGCCCATCTGCATGTGGACCTGATCATCGGGCTGCCCGGGGAAAGCGCGGACAGCTTTGGCCGCAACCTGAATCGGCTGGCCAATCTGACCAGGGCCGAAATCCAGCTGGGCGTCCTGAAAAAACTGTCCGGCACCACCCTGAACAGGCACGATGCCGTGCATGGCATGACCTATCTGCCATATCCCCCCTACGAAATCCTGGCCAACGACCTGATTGATTTCAAAACCATGCAGGACTTGAAACGCATGGCCCGGTTCTGGGACCTGCTCTATAACAGCGGGAATTTTAATGGCAGTGTGCGCCTGCTGTGGCCGGATCAGGATGTCTATGCGGGATTTCTGCGGTTTTCGAAATGGCTGTACGGCGCGACCCTGTCCACCTGGCAGATTGCCTTGAAACGCCTGGCGGAACTGCTTTTCGCCTACCTGACCGAGGAGCTTGGGCTATCTGATAATGAGGCGGCCAACGCCATTGCCGCCGACCTTCTGAAAGTCAAGGGCCGACCCTTGCCCCTGGTGATTTCGGACAACATGACTTTCCATCCCAGGTCGCTGGAAGCCAGAAGCACATCCGGCCCCGGAAAGAGGCAGGCCAAGCATCTGGAGTGA
- a CDS encoding peptidoglycan DD-metalloendopeptidase family protein encodes MKNYYINDKRKLARRRRLIPILLAGLVIVCAVYLAWTHRQDVLDVFGSPAEDSVATDNATMDNSTMGNATMDNATAVAADVPEPPKREPVQECLIQDGDTLSSIFDKHLISQTTLFQIMDADEQLLALDILRPGNTLTFTFNADWSLERMVLSVNPARQVVYRRVDAENFEFEEVIHPGTWVQQTLAGGIEGSFFVSAQSAGLNDQEVASIADLLKGRINFRRDLQAGDTFQVVRRQQFVGDEFAGESQILGIRILCRKRTYDAYLFSDGKYYDREGNSLMRAFVRYPFKCSQRLSSAFNPRRRHPVTGRVSPHNGADFRMSVGTPIFAPGDGVVTRTLQHRFAGKYIEIRHSDRYSTRYLHLSKFLVRKGQRVKRGDKIALSGNTGRSTGPHLHYEFHVAGRPVDPVTAPIPIMSSISKKDRAAFKARVTQLTADMDQAKAPEAGLRLSQATTTN; translated from the coding sequence ATGAAAAATTACTATATCAACGACAAACGGAAACTGGCGCGCCGCCGCCGGCTCATCCCAATCCTCCTGGCCGGTCTGGTCATTGTTTGCGCAGTGTATCTGGCATGGACGCATCGGCAGGATGTCCTCGACGTGTTCGGCAGCCCCGCCGAGGACTCCGTCGCCACGGACAACGCCACCATGGACAACTCGACCATGGGCAACGCCACCATGGACAACGCCACGGCGGTCGCGGCCGACGTGCCGGAACCGCCCAAACGGGAGCCCGTGCAGGAATGCCTGATCCAGGACGGGGACACCCTGAGTTCCATCTTCGATAAACACCTCATTTCCCAGACGACCCTGTTCCAGATCATGGACGCCGACGAGCAGCTCCTGGCCTTGGACATCCTGCGCCCCGGGAACACGCTGACGTTTACGTTCAATGCCGACTGGAGTCTGGAACGGATGGTGCTTTCAGTGAATCCGGCCCGGCAGGTCGTCTATCGCCGGGTTGACGCGGAAAATTTCGAGTTCGAGGAAGTCATCCATCCCGGTACCTGGGTGCAACAGACCCTGGCCGGCGGCATCGAGGGCAGCTTTTTCGTCTCCGCCCAGAGCGCGGGCCTGAATGATCAGGAAGTGGCGAGCATCGCGGATCTGCTCAAGGGACGCATCAACTTCCGCCGCGACCTGCAGGCCGGGGACACGTTTCAGGTCGTGCGCAGGCAGCAGTTCGTCGGCGACGAGTTCGCGGGCGAGAGCCAGATCCTGGGCATCCGCATCCTCTGCCGGAAACGGACTTACGACGCTTATCTGTTCTCGGACGGCAAGTACTACGACCGCGAGGGCAACAGCCTCATGCGCGCCTTTGTCCGCTATCCGTTCAAGTGCAGCCAGCGGCTGTCGTCAGCCTTCAACCCCAGGCGGCGTCACCCGGTGACCGGCAGGGTCTCCCCGCACAACGGCGCCGATTTCCGCATGTCCGTGGGCACGCCCATATTCGCCCCGGGCGATGGCGTGGTGACGCGTACCCTCCAGCACCGTTTCGCCGGCAAATACATCGAAATCCGGCATAGCGATCGCTACTCGACCCGCTACCTGCATCTGAGCAAATTTCTGGTCCGCAAGGGGCAAAGGGTCAAGCGCGGCGACAAGATCGCCCTGTCCGGCAACACCGGTCGGTCCACCGGCCCGCATCTGCATTACGAGTTCCACGTCGCGGGACGCCCCGTCGATCCGGTCACGGCACCCATCCCGATCATGTCCTCCATTTCCAAGAAGGATCGCGCCGCCTTCAAGGCCAGGGTGACGCAGCTGACGGCCGACATGGATCAGGCCAAAGCCCCTGAAGCCGGTCTGCGCCTCTCCCAGGCCACGACCACCAACTGA
- a CDS encoding TylF/MycF/NovP-related O-methyltransferase encodes MALPQTEVRHILEKKGGMDMKDVIIWGTGQGGRMIASLLHADITVRAYCDSDEKKWGGMVDAIPVVPPEAVPGLAPDAVFISMLNKDACAEVRARLKAMNVTARVVTAPELRQTFDLRLAALKMIAVEVRERGVPGAVAELGVYRGAFAVELNRLFPERDLYLFDTFSGFDPRDVAVEGDGKFSRAAVGDFADTSVEAVRERLPFSDRAVFRVGYFPETTRGLDEEFAVVSLDADLYKPILDGLHYFYPRMSHGGYIIIHDYNNARFNGVRQAVREFCEEQGVFVVPLSDLHGTGIIVRP; translated from the coding sequence ATGGCCTTGCCGCAGACGGAAGTCCGGCACATTCTTGAAAAAAAGGGGGGGATGGACATGAAGGACGTCATCATCTGGGGTACAGGGCAGGGCGGACGCATGATCGCGAGCCTGCTGCATGCCGACATCACCGTCAGGGCCTATTGTGACAGCGATGAAAAAAAATGGGGCGGCATGGTGGACGCAATCCCCGTCGTCCCGCCCGAGGCTGTCCCGGGGCTTGCGCCCGACGCCGTCTTTATCTCCATGCTCAACAAGGATGCCTGCGCCGAGGTGCGGGCGCGTCTTAAAGCCATGAACGTCACCGCGCGGGTCGTGACGGCACCGGAGCTGCGTCAGACCTTCGACCTGCGCCTGGCCGCGCTGAAGATGATCGCCGTTGAAGTGCGGGAGCGGGGAGTGCCCGGGGCCGTGGCCGAGCTTGGCGTATATCGGGGGGCCTTCGCCGTGGAACTGAACCGGCTCTTTCCAGAGCGCGACCTCTACCTCTTCGACACCTTCAGCGGGTTCGATCCGCGAGACGTGGCGGTAGAGGGGGATGGGAAATTTTCACGGGCGGCAGTGGGGGACTTTGCGGACACAAGCGTCGAAGCGGTGCGCGAAAGGCTGCCATTTTCTGACAGGGCCGTGTTCCGGGTCGGATATTTTCCGGAAACGACCAGGGGGCTGGATGAGGAATTTGCCGTTGTCAGCCTGGACGCGGATCTCTACAAGCCCATTCTCGATGGCCTGCATTATTTCTACCCGCGCATGTCGCACGGCGGATACATCATCATCCACGACTACAACAACGCCAGATTCAACGGCGTAAGGCAGGCCGTCCGGGAGTTCTGCGAGGAGCAGGGGGTGTTCGTCGTCCCCTTGTCCGACCTGCACGGCACGGGGATCATCGTCAGGCCGTAA